A DNA window from Rossellomorea marisflavi contains the following coding sequences:
- the walK gene encoding cell wall metabolism sensor histidine kinase WalK — protein MKKVGLTRSIHLKFVMIYVLLILLAMQIIGVYFVRSLEERFVNNFKTSIQNRVEILQYTVKEEMLKTRTDTDPKLEDDLNRILRDSRTNDISEIRVINAKSRVIGTSGQNEQNLIGQAAGEKEVKRALALGINHNDIYFDKKSGDRIWVFTEPIESNNEVIGAMFVVGQIETVYDQMNEINAIFTRGTIIALVITAILGVLLAQTITRPISDMRKQALAMSKGNFSRKVKVYGYDEIGQLAITFNNLTKRLQDSQASTEGERRKLSSVLSYMTDGVIATDRKGRVILINDPAANMLNVSRETVVSQPIVSLLGIEEEYSFEDLSNTQDSIILDYSTNEKPYILRANFSIIQKETGFVNGLITVLHDITEQEKIDLERREFVANVSHELRTPLTTMRSYLEALAEGAWQDENIAPRFLDVTQNETERMIRLVNDLLQLSKMDSKDYRFNRDWMDFIGFFHKIIDRFEMSKNQDVRFVRILPDQAMFVEIDQDKITQVLDNIISNALKYSPEGGTITFIVEEKNGFIEISISDQGLGIPKDNLGKIFERFYRVDKARTRQMGGTGLGLAIAKEMITAHGGDIWADSVEGKGTTITFTLPYDALQEDDWS, from the coding sequence ATGAAGAAAGTCGGATTGACCCGTTCCATCCATCTTAAGTTCGTGATGATCTATGTACTCCTGATCCTGCTCGCCATGCAGATCATCGGGGTGTACTTTGTCCGCTCCCTTGAGGAACGGTTTGTGAATAACTTCAAGACCTCCATCCAGAACAGGGTGGAGATCCTTCAGTATACGGTGAAAGAAGAAATGCTCAAAACCCGGACCGATACCGATCCGAAGCTTGAGGACGATCTGAACCGGATTCTGAGGGACAGCAGGACGAACGATATCTCGGAGATCCGGGTGATCAACGCGAAGAGCCGGGTCATCGGGACGTCTGGACAGAATGAGCAGAACCTCATCGGCCAGGCAGCCGGGGAAAAGGAAGTCAAGCGGGCCCTTGCCCTCGGTATCAACCATAATGACATTTATTTTGATAAAAAATCAGGTGATCGGATTTGGGTGTTCACGGAACCGATCGAGAGCAATAACGAAGTGATCGGGGCAATGTTCGTCGTCGGACAGATCGAGACGGTCTATGATCAGATGAATGAGATCAATGCGATTTTCACGAGGGGGACGATCATCGCCCTTGTCATCACGGCGATCCTTGGGGTGCTTCTGGCCCAGACGATCACGCGGCCGATTTCCGATATGCGGAAGCAGGCCCTGGCCATGTCGAAGGGGAATTTCTCCCGGAAGGTCAAGGTGTACGGGTATGATGAAATCGGTCAGCTCGCCATCACCTTCAATAACCTGACGAAACGGCTTCAGGACTCCCAGGCGTCGACAGAAGGGGAGCGAAGGAAGCTGTCCTCCGTCCTTTCCTATATGACGGACGGGGTCATCGCCACCGACCGGAAAGGCCGGGTCATCCTCATCAACGATCCCGCAGCAAACATGCTGAATGTTTCACGTGAAACGGTGGTGTCTCAACCAATCGTTTCCCTTCTTGGGATCGAAGAAGAGTATAGCTTCGAGGATCTTTCCAATACCCAGGACTCCATCATCCTGGACTACAGTACGAATGAAAAGCCGTATATCCTGCGCGCGAATTTCTCCATCATCCAGAAGGAGACGGGCTTCGTGAACGGCTTGATCACCGTGCTTCATGATATTACGGAGCAGGAGAAGATCGACCTGGAACGCCGTGAATTCGTGGCGAACGTGTCCCATGAGCTCCGGACGCCGCTCACGACGATGCGAAGCTACCTGGAGGCCCTTGCAGAAGGAGCCTGGCAGGACGAGAATATCGCACCGCGTTTCCTTGATGTCACCCAGAATGAAACCGAGCGGATGATCCGTCTCGTCAATGACCTGCTGCAGCTGTCGAAGATGGACAGCAAGGACTACCGGTTCAACAGGGACTGGATGGACTTCATCGGGTTCTTCCATAAGATCATCGATCGCTTCGAGATGTCGAAGAATCAGGATGTCCGCTTCGTGCGGATCCTTCCCGATCAGGCGATGTTCGTCGAGATCGATCAGGATAAAATCACGCAGGTTTTGGATAATATCATTTCCAATGCGCTCAAGTATTCTCCGGAAGGCGGAACGATCACGTTCATCGTCGAGGAGAAGAATGGGTTCATTGAAATCAGCATTTCCGACCAGGGGCTCGGGATTCCGAAAGACAATCTCGGTAAAATCTTCGAGCGGTTCTACCGCGTCGATAAAGCGCGGACCCGTCAAATGGGTGGAACCGGCCTTGGTCTTGCCATCGCGAAGGAAATGATCACTGCGCATGGCGGCGATATCTGGGCGGACAGTGTAGAAGGAAAAGGGACGACCATCACCTTTACCCTGCCTTATGACGCTCTTCAAGAGGATGATTGGTCATGA
- the yycF gene encoding response regulator YycF, translating to MDKKILVVDDEKPIADILQFNLKKEGYEVHCAYDGDEAVRMAEEIKPDLVLLDIMLPNRDGMEVCREIRKKYEMPIIMLTAKDSEIDKVLGLELGADDYVTKPFSTRELIARVKANLRRHQQGAAQVEEDENNEITIGSLTIHPDAYVVSKRGDTIELTHREFELLHYLAKHIGQVMTREHLLQTVWGYDYYGDVRTVDVTVRRLREKIEDNPSHPTWIVTRRGVGYYLRNPEQE from the coding sequence ATGGATAAGAAAATTCTAGTCGTTGACGATGAAAAACCCATTGCTGATATACTGCAGTTCAATTTAAAAAAAGAAGGATATGAGGTTCACTGTGCGTATGACGGGGATGAAGCCGTGCGCATGGCAGAGGAAATCAAGCCGGACCTTGTGCTTCTTGATATTATGCTTCCAAACCGTGACGGCATGGAAGTGTGCCGTGAAATCCGGAAAAAATATGAGATGCCGATCATCATGTTGACGGCGAAGGACTCAGAGATCGACAAAGTCCTCGGCCTTGAGCTTGGTGCGGATGATTATGTAACCAAACCGTTCAGTACACGCGAGCTGATCGCCCGTGTGAAGGCGAATCTTCGCCGTCACCAGCAGGGTGCGGCCCAGGTGGAAGAGGATGAGAATAATGAAATCACGATCGGTTCACTCACGATCCATCCCGATGCGTATGTCGTGTCGAAGCGTGGAGACACCATTGAGCTGACCCATCGTGAGTTCGAGCTGCTTCATTATCTTGCAAAGCATATCGGACAAGTCATGACCCGTGAGCATCTCTTGCAGACGGTGTGGGGCTATGACTACTACGGGGATGTCCGTACGGTCGATGTGACGGTGCGTAGGCTCCGCGAGAAGATCGAGGATAATCCGAGCCATCCGACGTGGATCGTGACGCGACGGGGTGTCGGGTACTACTTGAGAAACCCAGAACAGGAGTAA
- a CDS encoding peptidoglycan DD-metalloendopeptidase family protein, whose amino-acid sequence MKLGLPSSPFPSLKRAGAIALVLGAFTTASSASAAEDFKTVYHVYMDSEYVGAVTDKAEVDAVLEKKLSKAMDEHKDIDLDFNKEVTYIPEDVFTIESQDQDVLNTVQNSVSVEANAYAVEVDGEPVAYVKDEKDAEDVLKAFKLNHVSKKELEDYENRKDDESLPELGENESRILDLSFKEQVETKEAKVDPDEVVSVKEAAKDLESGKVEEKDYKVERGDSLGEIAKEHDLSMDDILDLNKGVKADEALKVGEKLVIKESEPFLHMVVKKEVNKLEAIDYEKKVKDDASMTKGDTKVEQAGKEGEKSVTYEVTEENGAVESKDVKDEETLKKPVDYIVLKGTKEIPGRGNGNFVWPTNGGYISSKQGERWGKFHKGIDIARPTDHTIKTVDNGVVESAGWNDGGYGNKIVIDHQNGYKTIYGHLASISVKAGQKVEQGQKIGVMGDTGQSTGIHLHIEVYKDGKMLNPLDVLHQ is encoded by the coding sequence ATGAAATTGGGGTTACCATCATCACCGTTTCCCTCGCTGAAAAGAGCAGGTGCGATTGCCCTTGTGCTGGGAGCATTTACTACGGCGTCGAGTGCTTCTGCTGCTGAGGACTTTAAGACGGTGTATCATGTATATATGGATTCTGAGTATGTCGGGGCCGTGACGGATAAAGCGGAAGTGGATGCTGTGCTTGAGAAGAAGCTTTCCAAAGCCATGGATGAACATAAGGATATCGATCTTGATTTTAATAAAGAAGTAACATACATACCTGAAGATGTATTTACGATTGAATCACAGGATCAGGACGTGTTGAATACCGTCCAGAATTCGGTTTCTGTCGAGGCGAATGCCTATGCCGTGGAGGTGGACGGTGAGCCGGTGGCCTACGTGAAGGATGAGAAGGACGCCGAGGACGTGCTCAAGGCGTTCAAACTCAATCACGTGTCGAAAAAAGAACTGGAAGATTACGAGAATCGTAAGGACGACGAGTCACTGCCGGAGCTCGGGGAGAATGAGTCCAGGATCTTGGATCTTTCGTTCAAGGAGCAGGTGGAGACGAAGGAAGCGAAGGTCGATCCGGATGAAGTGGTTTCGGTGAAAGAGGCTGCGAAGGATCTTGAGTCTGGTAAAGTCGAAGAGAAGGATTACAAAGTGGAGCGCGGCGACAGCCTTGGGGAAATTGCCAAGGAGCATGACCTCTCCATGGATGACATCCTCGACTTGAACAAGGGCGTGAAGGCTGACGAGGCGCTGAAGGTCGGTGAGAAGCTTGTGATCAAGGAATCTGAACCATTTCTTCATATGGTGGTGAAGAAGGAAGTCAACAAGCTTGAAGCAATCGACTATGAGAAGAAAGTGAAAGACGATGCGTCCATGACGAAGGGCGATACAAAGGTCGAGCAGGCCGGTAAAGAAGGCGAGAAATCCGTGACCTATGAGGTGACCGAAGAGAACGGTGCGGTTGAATCAAAGGACGTGAAGGATGAGGAAACGCTGAAGAAGCCTGTGGACTATATCGTCCTTAAAGGAACAAAGGAGATCCCTGGCCGCGGGAACGGAAACTTCGTCTGGCCGACGAACGGGGGATACATCTCCTCCAAGCAGGGTGAGCGCTGGGGTAAATTCCATAAGGGAATCGATATCGCGCGTCCGACCGATCATACGATCAAGACCGTGGATAACGGTGTTGTCGAGTCGGCAGGATGGAATGACGGCGGCTACGGCAACAAGATCGTCATTGATCATCAGAATGGCTATAAGACGATTTACGGACATTTGGCTTCCATCTCTGTAAAGGCCGGTCAGAAGGTCGAGCAGGGCCAGAAGATCGGCGTGATGGGGGATACGGGGCAATCGACCGGAATCCACCTGCACATCGAAGTGTATAAGGACGGAAAGATGCTGAATCCATTGGACGTACTTCATCAATAG
- a CDS encoding nuclease-related domain-containing protein codes for MKVKELKPSLTIQKLQALSERVTESSGKLPLIQSDLRKFMSGYNGEKSLEYYLSFLPNDQYYILHDVRLFNGTHFFQLDLLIISHCFVAIVEVKNMSGHLTFDGKFNQVVQTKNGEQKAFPDPVLQLQKQISQYRSWLKNNGYPEIPIHGFIVMSNPYTVLTSENYEDDNLIIRPQTLVSNLQTLMNYYETHPLPHRIIKKISKQTLKHHIPDQTSILLRYGLEKNDIHPGVKCPQCSFLPMDRIYKFWRCIKCDFKAKDAHFTAVRDYFLLLSNTITNQQCREFLLIDCLALANRLLQSTPT; via the coding sequence ATGAAGGTCAAAGAACTAAAACCCTCTTTAACCATCCAAAAGTTACAAGCCCTTTCAGAAAGAGTGACAGAGTCTAGTGGAAAGCTCCCCCTCATTCAATCTGATCTTAGGAAGTTCATGTCGGGTTACAATGGGGAAAAATCCTTAGAATACTACCTTTCATTCTTACCTAATGACCAATACTATATTTTACATGACGTTCGGCTATTTAATGGTACGCATTTTTTTCAACTCGATCTTCTTATCATTTCGCATTGTTTTGTCGCAATAGTAGAAGTGAAGAATATGTCCGGTCACCTAACGTTTGACGGGAAATTTAATCAAGTAGTCCAAACCAAAAATGGTGAGCAAAAGGCTTTTCCGGACCCTGTGTTGCAACTTCAGAAGCAAATATCACAATATAGAAGCTGGTTAAAAAACAATGGATACCCTGAGATACCCATCCACGGCTTCATTGTTATGAGTAATCCATATACAGTATTAACCTCTGAAAACTACGAAGACGATAACCTCATCATCCGTCCACAGACCCTCGTATCAAACCTTCAGACACTAATGAATTATTACGAAACCCATCCACTCCCACATCGGATCATAAAGAAAATCTCAAAGCAAACACTTAAGCACCATATACCGGATCAAACTTCTATTTTACTTAGGTATGGTTTGGAGAAAAATGATATTCATCCTGGAGTCAAATGTCCCCAATGTTCTTTCCTACCGATGGATCGTATATATAAGTTCTGGAGATGCATTAAGTGTGATTTTAAAGCCAAGGATGCCCATTTCACGGCTGTACGAGATTATTTCCTGCTACTCAGTAATACAATAACGAATCAACAGTGTAGAGAGTTCCTTCTCATCGATTGTCTTGCATTGGCAAACCGCCTCCTCCAATCCACCCCCACCTAA
- a CDS encoding adenylosuccinate synthase: MSSVVVVGTQWGDEGKGKITDFLSEHAEVIARYQGGNNAGHTIKFDGETYKLHLIPSGIFYNEKISVIGNGMVVDPKALVQELKYLHDRDVKTDSLRISNRAHVILPYHLKLDEVEEERKGANKIGTTKKGIGPAYMDKAARIGIRIADLLDRKSFEEKLERNLEEKNRLLERFYETEGFKIEDILDEYYEYGQQIKHYVVDTSVVLNDAIDNGRRVLFEGAQGVMLDIDQGTYPFVTSSNPVAGGVTIGSGVGPTKINHVVGVSKAYTTRVGDGPFPTELTDEIGDQIREVGREYGTTTGRARRVGWFDSVVVRHARRVSGLTDLSLNSIDVLTGIETLKICVAYKYKGEIMEEFPANLNILAECEPVYEELPGWTEDITGCKTLTDLPDNARHYLERVSQLTGIPLSIFSVGPDRSQTNVVRSVWSVR; the protein is encoded by the coding sequence ATGTCTTCAGTAGTAGTTGTTGGAACACAATGGGGAGACGAAGGAAAAGGAAAGATCACTGATTTCCTTTCTGAACATGCAGAAGTAATCGCACGATATCAAGGCGGAAACAACGCCGGACACACCATCAAATTCGATGGCGAAACTTACAAATTACACTTGATCCCATCTGGAATCTTCTATAATGAAAAAATCTCCGTCATCGGAAACGGTATGGTCGTGGATCCGAAGGCACTCGTACAAGAATTGAAATACCTTCACGACCGTGATGTGAAAACAGACAGCCTGCGCATCAGCAACCGCGCCCACGTCATCCTTCCATACCACTTGAAGCTTGATGAAGTGGAAGAAGAGCGTAAAGGTGCCAATAAGATCGGTACAACGAAAAAAGGAATCGGCCCTGCTTACATGGATAAAGCTGCCCGTATCGGAATCCGTATCGCCGACCTTCTTGACCGCAAGTCATTCGAAGAAAAGCTTGAACGCAACCTTGAAGAAAAGAACCGTCTCCTAGAGCGTTTCTACGAAACAGAAGGCTTCAAGATCGAAGATATCCTTGACGAGTACTATGAGTACGGTCAACAAATCAAGCATTACGTCGTCGATACATCCGTCGTTCTGAACGACGCCATCGACAACGGACGCCGCGTCCTATTCGAAGGAGCACAAGGTGTCATGCTCGATATCGACCAGGGTACATACCCGTTCGTTACATCATCCAACCCGGTAGCTGGTGGCGTGACCATCGGTTCAGGTGTCGGCCCAACGAAGATCAACCACGTTGTCGGTGTATCCAAAGCGTACACGACCCGCGTAGGAGATGGCCCGTTCCCGACTGAACTGACAGACGAAATCGGTGACCAAATCCGTGAAGTCGGCCGCGAATACGGCACAACCACCGGCCGCGCCCGCCGTGTCGGCTGGTTCGACAGCGTCGTCGTCCGTCACGCACGCCGCGTCAGCGGATTGACTGACCTATCACTGAACTCCATCGACGTCCTAACCGGCATCGAAACATTGAAAATTTGTGTCGCCTACAAATACAAAGGCGAAATCATGGAAGAGTTCCCGGCAAACCTCAACATCCTTGCCGAGTGCGAGCCTGTCTACGAAGAGCTTCCAGGCTGGACCGAAGACATCACCGGCTGCAAGACGCTCACAGACCTTCCAGACAACGCACGCCACTACCTCGAGCGCGTCTCACAGCTCACAGGTATCCCGCTATCCATCTTCTCTGTCGGACCGGATCGTTCACAGACGAACGTGGTTCGCAGCGTGTGGAGTGTACGATAA
- a CDS encoding ABC transporter ATP-binding protein, with protein sequence MIKRFFSYYRPHRRLFYIDFFCAVLVGVLELGFPMAVSWFIDTLLPEGNWSTIVSVSIGLLLLYLISSSMQFVVNYWGHKLGINIETDMRRELFHHVQRQSFRFFDNTKTGHIMSRVTNDLMDIGELAHHGPEDLFIAVMTFVGAFWIMLTINVKLALVAIIIVPFLIWLISYSNIKMNKAWTKMYGNIADVNSRVEDSVSGSRVVQSFTNESYEMERFNKNNLFFRKSKLKAYKVMSVNLSGIYITTRLMTLVILVYGAWLTFSGALSYGELVAFILYINVLFKPIDKISALLELYPKGMAGFKRFTELMDQEPDIEDRPNAVEVESLEGRITFRDVTFGYEAERPILNDLSFTIQPGQTVAFVGPSGAGKTTICSLIPRFYDVQDGAITIDSIDVRNMTKASLRSQIGIVQQDVFLFAGTLRENIAYGRLGATQEEIEEAARRAHLTDLIASLPDGYDTEIGERGLKLSGGQKQRLSIARMFLKNPRILILDEATSALDTETEAIIQDALNDLAKDRTTLVIAHRLATIRKADRILVVTEDGIAEDGTHEELLSDAGGIFTRLHSHQNATIGS encoded by the coding sequence ATGATCAAACGATTTTTCTCGTATTACCGTCCCCATCGACGGCTTTTTTATATTGATTTTTTCTGTGCCGTACTCGTCGGAGTCTTGGAACTTGGATTCCCCATGGCCGTATCGTGGTTCATTGATACGCTCCTTCCAGAGGGGAATTGGAGCACGATCGTATCGGTGAGCATCGGCCTCTTGCTTCTTTACCTGATCAGCTCGTCTATGCAGTTCGTCGTGAACTACTGGGGGCATAAGCTCGGCATCAACATCGAGACGGACATGAGGCGGGAGCTGTTCCATCACGTGCAGCGCCAGTCGTTCCGCTTCTTCGATAATACAAAGACCGGGCATATCATGAGCCGGGTGACCAATGACCTCATGGATATCGGGGAGCTTGCCCATCACGGACCGGAGGACTTGTTCATTGCCGTCATGACGTTCGTCGGCGCGTTCTGGATCATGCTGACGATCAATGTGAAGCTTGCCCTCGTCGCAATCATCATCGTGCCGTTCCTCATCTGGCTCATTTCGTATTCCAACATCAAGATGAACAAGGCGTGGACGAAGATGTACGGAAATATTGCAGACGTCAACAGCCGCGTGGAAGATAGCGTATCAGGCTCCCGTGTCGTGCAATCGTTCACGAACGAGTCCTATGAAATGGAACGCTTCAACAAGAACAACCTGTTCTTCCGTAAATCAAAACTGAAGGCATACAAAGTGATGAGCGTGAACCTATCCGGAATCTACATCACCACAAGGCTCATGACGCTGGTCATCCTCGTGTACGGGGCATGGCTCACATTCAGCGGCGCCCTTTCTTATGGGGAGCTTGTTGCCTTTATCCTGTATATCAACGTACTGTTCAAACCGATTGATAAGATTTCTGCCCTCCTGGAGCTCTATCCGAAAGGGATGGCGGGCTTCAAGCGCTTCACGGAGCTCATGGATCAGGAGCCGGATATCGAAGACCGTCCGAATGCGGTGGAAGTGGAGAGTCTTGAAGGGCGCATCACCTTCCGCGACGTGACGTTCGGATATGAAGCGGAACGTCCGATTCTGAACGACCTCTCCTTCACGATCCAACCGGGACAGACGGTGGCATTCGTCGGACCATCCGGTGCCGGAAAAACGACGATCTGCTCCCTCATCCCGCGCTTCTATGATGTACAGGACGGGGCAATCACCATCGACAGCATCGATGTCCGCAACATGACGAAGGCGTCACTCCGGTCCCAGATCGGGATCGTGCAGCAGGATGTCTTCCTGTTTGCCGGTACGCTGCGTGAAAACATCGCCTACGGACGTCTCGGAGCGACACAGGAAGAGATCGAGGAGGCGGCCAGACGCGCCCATCTGACGGATCTCATCGCTTCCCTGCCTGACGGGTATGACACCGAGATCGGGGAGCGTGGACTCAAGCTCTCCGGTGGGCAGAAGCAGCGCCTGTCCATTGCGAGGATGTTCCTCAAGAACCCTCGCATCCTCATCCTTGATGAAGCGACGTCGGCCCTTGATACCGAGACAGAAGCGATCATCCAGGATGCCTTGAACGACCTTGCGAAGGACCGTACCACCCTGGTCATCGCCCACAGGCTCGCCACGATCCGCAAAGCCGACCGGATCCTCGTCGTCACAGAAGATGGCATTGCTGAAGACGGGACCCACGAAGAGCTCCTCTCGGACGCAGGAGGAATCTTCACGAGGCTCCATTCTCATCAGAATGCGACGATCGGTTCGTAA